CCGCTGCAACTTTGTCATACTGATAGTGATTTAGATTCATCTCATTGAAATTCTTGTGTTTGATACAAAGTTGCTATGCAATGTATTTGATTCATCTAGATTTAGATAATTTCACATGTAATGGTTATGACTTATGACTATTGATTCAACAAATAAGTGCAATTTGTATTTGTGTCCAATCATTCTTTCTATAATTTCTGTCTAATTCATATCACAACTTTCCTTTTTAATAAATTTGGTGTGTGTGCAACTGAGTATACAGTTTGACTTCTTTATGCAGAACTCGATTTTAAAATGGCAACATCTGGGAAAGGAAAAGTAAAAGATTGCAATAGAGAGTCAAAGAAGAACGAAGAGGTGGATCCTCAGCTATGGCATGCTTTTGCTGGAGTAGTGGTTCAAATTCCACAAGTTAACTCTAACATCTTCTACTTTCCTCAAGGTCATGCCGAGCACGCATCTGAACCTGTCAATTTTCCTGCTGACATCAAAATTCCATCCAAAATTCCATGTAGAGTTGCAGCTATCAGTTATAGGGCTGATCCTGACACAGATGAGGTGTATGCAAAACTCAGGCTTGTTCCTCTTAATAGTAACGAGGTTAGTAGTGATGATGACGCTGTTGGTGGCATCGATGATATGTCTGCAACTAAGAATAAATATCAATCTTATACGAAAACTTTGACACAATCTGATGCAAATTATGGTTCTAAGGTATTTTTTTGTCCTAAGAGATGTGCAGAAACAATTTTTCCCCCATTAGACTATTCAGGTACCCCTCCTTGTCAGAACATTTGTCCCACTGATGTTCATGGCAAAACGTGGGAATTCGAACATGTTTACAAGGGCTCGCCGACGCGACATCAGTTAACAATCAAATGGAGCGATTTTGTAACCGACAAGCAACTTGTTTCGGGGGATTCACTTGTGTTTTTGAGAGCTGAAAATGGTGATCTTCATATTGGAATTCGAAGGTCTAAAATACTAAACGAAAATGAATTGAGAATACATGATAAGATTATGGGTAGGGGAAAAGTGAAGGCTGAAGATGTTCTGGAAGCAGTAAGACTTGCTGTCAACATGCAACCGTTTGATGTGGTTTACTATCCTCGGGTTGGTACTCCTGAATTTTTTGTGAAAACCTCTTCAATTAGAACAGCACTTCAGACTCAATGGTATAGTGGAATGAGGTTCCAGATGGCCAGTGAAACTGAAGACTCAACAGAGATTTATTGGCTTATGGGAACAATTACTTCTCTTCAGGCTGCTGATCCAGCATGGCCCAACTCTCTTTGGAGACTTCTGCAGGTATAGACATTCTCCTTTTGGATTCAGTTAAAAGCAAATATAATTAATTGCACTTTTAAATTTTCTTTGAGTAATCTTTTGATATAATAATACTTTTAGGTTAAATGGGATAATCCTTTTGTACTCACAAATATTAAAATGCTGAATTCGTGGCAAGTCGAAATACTATCAGACGTGCCAACTTCGCCTATTGACGGCCAATTATCAATGCCAACTTTTCCAAACATTCAAACTCCAAATGATCCAATGATGTATTTACCAGAAACTAGTCCTGCAGGCATGCAGGCAGCCAGGCATGATCATTTTAGTCACTCCAAATCAGTTCCATTTAATCGCGATGCTACAACATCGATGACTGTCTCTAATAACCTGAGATTGCAAAAGGAGAGCGCCAGTGAGAATGCTTCGTGCTTGATATCAATGTCTACACAACCGTCAGAGAAACAGGATCATGCAAAGCCGAAACAGGTTGTGCTTTTAGGAAAAACAATACAAATTGACACAGGAAATGAAAATGCTGAGAAGAAAATCACTAGTTCTTCTTATGATCCTCTACAAGACCTGCCGAAACGTTCATCTCGCGAGAGGCTGGAATGTGATCCCCAGAGCCAATGCAAAGAAGATACTTTGGCAGGAGAAACAGtggagattgaagattcaggtaAGAATAAgaattgaataaaattcaaaaactgGTACACCTCTTAGAAATTGATATACGTTAATAATATTTTCAAGTGAGTTCATCAAAAGAGGCAACGTGACAATTATATTAGCAATGGAAGGAAGAAGTCTGATTTTTCATCTTGTTGCAAACTTTTATTGAGAACAACTGTGAGAGGATCCTATAGCCATAATTTGCTATAAACATGATTGGTTTATAAGAAGTTGTCTATGTATTCCAACTCTTGTGAGTTTATTTCAATTCTGAATCATCTTGCAATATGTGCTTTCTAAGACTGAAATTTTAAGTAGTCTCAGTCATTAACTTAGATGTAACTATGCAAGCCTAAAAGGAGGAAGAAATAGTAAAATTTGATGATTCCTGCTCACAAAGTTTACCAAAAAAGCTTCTGCCATGATGCGAAGATGTTTTGTAGATAATTTTGTGTTTCTTGTATAGACTTGGTTACTAATTATAGCATTTCTCTAATCACCACAATCATCTAAAAATAAGTCACCATTAACATTTTCAATTATCTATGTTTAAAAACATGTACCGTGCCAATTAAGTTATTTCTTCTTTAAAATCAAAACCTTTAGTTAAAATCGTTACTGTTCTCACTTTCACAAACTcagaaatttttaattaatattaattaacatgtttcaaatttcaaaatcataaaattaaaatttataaactttataaaaaataaaaaaacaccaaAATCAAGGACCAATATTATAcatcaaatatattaatattgttcaataaatttttatttataattattgataatttagttattttttattcttatttcactacaagaaaacaaCCCCCCAGCGTCCAGAATTCGTGTCGTGTTATTCACGTGGGAAAAAAAGGCCTGTTCCGACGAGCAAACCACGTCAGTAtaatattttaatgattaataatAACAATCACGTAAACACATGGGGAgtcagaaaaaaaattaaaaaaaatacttgtgACATTCTATCCACGTCgcaacaaataaattaaattttcaaCCATTGAAATCTGTAAAGTCAAATGGTgggaaaataaaattttcaatttttttggttGTGATGTGCTTATCACGTCGGAAATCCTCAAGTCTGACTTTGAATGGACATGAGCAGGCTTTGGCAGGTGAGTGGCAGGTGAGGACAGAtgaaaaaattaaagtttatgaACGTTAGGTCATTAGCGACGTGATATAAATGTGTGTAAGTAGCGACGTGGTTTTAATGTCGGTGCCCATTTGACCGTTGGATATTTGTGACGTGTAATACACATCAGTAATTACTGACGTTCCTATCACGTCGCTAATATCTCCATAATTGTTTCAAAAACGCTCTCAATAATTGTGTAAGTAGCGACGTGTTTTAAATGCCGGTACCCATTTGACCGTTGGATTTTTGTGACGTGTAATACACATCAGTAATCACTGACGTTCCTATCACGTCGCTAATATCTCCATAATTGTTTCAAAAACACTCTCCTTCTCACTTCCTCTCCGTCTCATTTTCTCTTCCCTCTCTTCCTCACTTTTCTCATTTTCTTCCTCCCTTTTCTCTTCTCTCTGcattctcttcctcttcctctaacAATTCCTCTCTTCAATTCCTCTTCTCATTCTGTTCCTCTTCCTCACACAATTTTTGAAGGTATATTTTTTCTAATTGTATTTTATattagtttatttattatttattatttgtattgattatgattctaatttatgttaatttttttattcaagatttTAAAGTATTTTTTGAAGATTGAGGAGATATAAAAATTGAACTAGAAGATTGGAGGAAATTAGAAGATTGAGGTATTTCTATAATTTAAAATCTGATATATTAGTTAGATTATTGGTAGATTTAAATTAGAttgttttttatgttatatttgtgttaatagataaatattatattttttctgtaatatttgtgatatattatttatattattgaatattattaggttaatatagtatgtaatatttgtgattgtagataaattttatattttttctgaaatttttATGATATATTAATTAGATTGAATGTTATTATGTTTATGTAGTAATTTATGGTAAATGATAGATATATATTTGttgatgttttttaataaaacagattatattttttattatgttttttattaaaacagattgtgttttttttgtgtaagcaagatggaATATATAGGAGAACAAAGGGTTCTCAAACCTGTTTACACAGAGGACAGAATAGAACAAAAAACCGCcaaaaagaaattacaaaccaaatatAGCTATGAGAGAAAAAACAAAGGGTCTTTAGTAAACTCATAGAAACTATATTTGTGTTTAATAGAGATATATTTGTTTAGTTTAtggtaaatatatatatttttaagaaaatagattatgttttttatttttaaatctataatattatttctaaaaaatatatataatttattaaaacgaaatatatttttaaacataatttatatatatgTAAGTTATTATATAcaattaaacataatttatatatgtaAACTATATAGACAACATTtataatatacaattttttttaaaagtttaatatttattatttaatgaaaaatagagGTTTAATATGTATTGGaaaatagaatattttttaaaatggtaaaaagaaaatttattatatatgtgtatgttaaaaaggtaaaaagaaaatttaatttgtatataatatgttattatgttaaaaaatggtaaaaaaaatataattatatattaatatgtatTTGAAAATAGAAAATTTTTTAGAATGGtaaaacaaaaatttattaaatatgtgTATATGTTAAATATGTGTATatacttttatattaaaaacatgatttatacattctatttttatttttatttatatgtgagttattaaaaacatgatttatacattctatttttttaaaagaataaagtttatatattatgtgaGAATATGCTTGTTATATGTTATAGATTTTGCATAGCTAATATATATGTGTGAATATGTTATATATTATGCGagaatatgttaaataaaaaaattatatagttaACATAAATGTTATAGATTAATTAGTGTAATGGTATGATCCAATCTCTGTGGACAATTCGCAGTAAAATAAGACAACTTTATTCTCCGAGTCCAAGTAATTgtataccaactcgtagatatgtttaacaAAACCATAGAAATCATCTTCACCACcgtctgtaactccttttacgaaTACACcactgttttttgttttttttcccttcagtccaagtctcagtgtgaaatttatattcgttcacgaagtatgtgtgccattcgTTTGCGCTTAGAATATGGCCTTCACACaaatttctcaaatggagtatttatggagtcgGTGTAACAATGCATGACAATCTATCCTTGAACCATGCTGGAAATTATGCATGAACGACACCGgatgttgattgtacaccggTGCTTTGAAAATAGACGTTGTTAAATTCCTTATAAAAAAACACACTATAAGTTTCAAGGTAATAATATTTACACACTATAGATAAAATTAAATAGTTGGGTATacttgttgaagcggtaaagcggaaagcaacaaaagttttggaagtatttatcagggatttatcgtgtccacagagattggtgagaaaaacttccgttcgactatctcgcattctaagtttcatgattgggttacggaaagtaaatgcgagaaaagtaaataaaaacaaataaacaatcttaatagtctcagagaaatagttatggaattgcatttcgttctacccgtcgaatacttaaacctgaagatcttatcgcaacacactcataatacgcatcaaaatcaccaggcatcaatcgagacgccacatcagcgtccatgtctgaaacaccgacgaaagctcaaccgtacta
The Vicia villosa cultivar HV-30 ecotype Madison, WI linkage group LG6, Vvil1.0, whole genome shotgun sequence genome window above contains:
- the LOC131614825 gene encoding auxin response factor 18-like, whose amino-acid sequence is MATSGKGKVKDCNRESKKNEEVDPQLWHAFAGVVVQIPQVNSNIFYFPQGHAEHASEPVNFPADIKIPSKIPCRVAAISYRADPDTDEVYAKLRLVPLNSNEVSSDDDAVGGIDDMSATKNKYQSYTKTLTQSDANYGSKVFFCPKRCAETIFPPLDYSGTPPCQNICPTDVHGKTWEFEHVYKGSPTRHQLTIKWSDFVTDKQLVSGDSLVFLRAENGDLHIGIRRSKILNENELRIHDKIMGRGKVKAEDVLEAVRLAVNMQPFDVVYYPRVGTPEFFVKTSSIRTALQTQWYSGMRFQMASETEDSTEIYWLMGTITSLQAADPAWPNSLWRLLQVKWDNPFVLTNIKMLNSWQVEILSDVPTSPIDGQLSMPTFPNIQTPNDPMMYLPETSPAGMQAARHDHFSHSKSVPFNRDATTSMTVSNNLRLQKESASENASCLISMSTQPSEKQDHAKPKQVVLLGKTIQIDTGNENAEKKITSSSYDPLQDLPKRSSRERLECDPQSQCKEDTLAGETVEIEDSGKNKN